A DNA window from Brassica napus cultivar Da-Ae chromosome C1, Da-Ae, whole genome shotgun sequence contains the following coding sequences:
- the LOC106427203 gene encoding binding partner of ACD11 1-like, translated as MSMTSVKVSNVSLGATERDLKEFFSFSGDILYLEMHSETERSKLAYVTFKDLQGAETAVLLSGATIVDSSVIVTMAPDYQLSPEALSSLEPKEDSSKSPRASVFRKAEDVVSSMLAKGFILGKDAIAKAKSVDEKHQLTSTASARVASLDKKIGFTDKINTGTVAVGEKVREVDHKYQVSEKTKSAIAAAEQTVSNAGSAIMKNRYVLTGATWVTGAFSKVAKAAEEVGQMAKEKVGLAEEEDKRKVVDEFARVHLSESPKAAAASSEGEESKFSESPEAKKNSEHQESPQVQQAPPPPVAPALP; from the exons ATGTCC ATGACGAGTGTAAAAGTGAGCAATGTATCTCTAGGAGCCACCGAGCGAGACCTCAAGGAGTTCTTTTCCTTTTCCGGCGACATTCTCTACCTTGAGATGCACAGCGAGACAGAAAGGTCTAAGCTGGCATATGTCACTTtcaaggatctacaaggagcTGAAACTGCTGTTCTTCTCTCG GGAGCAACGATCGTTGATTCTTCAGTCATTGTCACTATGGCCCCTGATTACCAACTATCCCCTGAGGCTTTATCTTCCTTG GAACCCAAGGAGGACAGCAGCAAATCTCCCCGTGCATCCGTGTTTCGAAAAGCCGAAGACGTTGTCAGCAGCATGCTCGCAAAGGGATTCATCCTCGGCAAAGACGCCATCGCCAAAGCCAAGAGCGTCGACGAGAAGCACCAGCTAACATCCACTGCGTCAGCCAGAGTCGCGTCTCTCGACAAGAAGATCGGTTTCACCGACAAGATCAACACGGGAACCGTCGCGGTGGGGGAGAAAGTCAGGGAAGTCGATCACAAGTACCAAGTCTCCGAGAAAACCAAATCAGCCATCGCCGCAGCGGAGCAGACGGTGAGCAACGCAGGTTCGGCTATCATGAAGAACAGGTACGTTCTCACGGGAGCCACGTGGGTCACCGGAGCTTTCAGCAAAGTGGCTAAAGCCGCGGAGGAAGTTGGACAGATGGCGAAAGAGAAAGTTGGGTTGgctgaggaagaagacaagaggAAAGTGGTTGATGAGTTTGCTAGAGTTCACTTGTCTGAGTCACCAAAGGCGGCGGCGGCGTCATCAGAGGGAGAAGAATCGAAATTCTCTGAATCTCCTGAAGCAAAGAAAAATTCTGAACATCAGGAGTCCCCGCAGGTGCAGCAAGCTCCTCCTCCACCTGTGGCTCCGGCTCTACCTTAA
- the LOC106427267 gene encoding syntaxin-23-like: MSFQDLEAGRGRSLASSRNTNGGGEGGGGGRQDTTQAVASGIFQINTSVSSFQRLVNTLGTPKDTPELRDKLCVKDTAAKLKEASETDHQRGVNQKKKIVDAKLAKDFQSVLKEFQKAQRLAAERETVYAPLVTRPSPPSSYTASEIDVNADKHQEQRALLVESKRQELVLLDNEIAFNDAVIEEREQGIEEIQQQIGEVHEIFKDLAVLVHDQGTMIDDISTHIDNSHAATALGKSHLAKASKTQRSNSSLTCLLLVIFGIVLLIVIIVLAV, from the exons atgagtttTCAAGATTTAGAGGCGGGGAGAGGAAGATCATTAGCTTCTTCAAGGAACACCAATGGtggaggagaaggaggaggaggaggtagaCAAGACACGACGCAAGCCGTAGCTTCCGGTATTTTTCAGATCAACACGAGCGTCTCCAGCTTCCAACGACTCGTCAACACTCTCGGTACTCCCAAAGACACCCCCGAGCTCCGAGATAAGCT TTGTGTGAAAGACACAGCAGCTAAACTTAAAGAAGCTAGTGAAACTGATCATCAGAGAGGTGTCAAT caaaagaagaagattgttGATGCTAAGCTTGCAAAAGACTTTCAATCTGTATTGAAAGAGTTTCAAAAGGCTCAGCGTCTCGCTGCTGAAAGAGAAACCGTTTATGCTCCTCTTGTCACCAGACCATCTCCTCCATCTAG CTATACAGCCAGTGAGATAGATGTGAATGCAGATAAGCATCAAGAGCAGCGTGCGCTTCTTGTGGAATCAAAAAG acAAGAACTTGTACTGTTGGACAATGAGATTGCGTTTAATGATGCTGTTATAGAGGAAAGAGAGCAAGGGATAGAAGAAATCCAGCAGCAGATTGGCGAGGTGCATGAGATCTTCAAAGACTTGGCAGTGTTGGTACATGATCAAGGAACCATGATTG ATGATATCAGTACTCACATCGATAACTCCCACGCTGCAACTGCACTAGGAAAATCTCATCTCGCAAAAGCCTCAAAGACACAAAGATCGAATTCTTCCCTG ACGTGCTTGCTCTTGGTGATTTTTGGTATCGTGCTCCTGATTGTTATTATAGTGCTCGCGGTTTGA
- the LOC106427266 gene encoding heat stress transcription factor A-1a: MMDGVTGGDSKSGEATTAPPLRNPHPATLLGTNALPPPFLSKTYDMVEDPASDAIVSWSPANNSFVVWDPPEFSRSLLPRYFKHNNFSSFVRQLNTYGFRKVDPDRWEFANEGFLRGQKHLLKTISRRKSTQGHGSSSSSNPQSHQGHMASLSSCVEVGKFGLEEEVEQLKRDKNVLMQELVKLRQQQQSTDSKLQSMVKSLQTMEQRQQQIMSFLAKAVQNPTFLSQFIQKQTDSGNMHVTEASKKRRLTEDGTTAAAAASDGQIVKYQPIRSDSTMSMMWNMMNTDEKFPFSPNRDSGVTFQEVLLPTTSGQSQAYAPISSASTSLMPMIPPMPQESISDSPTENYMNAEKDVSEAFISPSPFLDGGSVPNQLEGLPQDLDIDELMSNCDIFEEYLAQSPVFGDETTLESSDANGGHVDKLIEELGHLTSETKQL; the protein is encoded by the exons ATGATGGATGGTGTTACCGGCGGAGACTCAAAAAGCGGCGAGGCTACGACGGCGCCGCCGCTCCGAAATCCGCATCCGGCGACGTTGCTTGGCACGAACGCTTTACCTCCTCCGTTCCTCAGCAAGACGTACGACATGGTGGAAGATCCGGCGAGCGACGCGATCGTCTCGTGGAGCCCGGCGAACAATAGCTTCGTCGTGTGGGATCCGCCGGAGTTTTCTCGCTCCCTTCTCCCCAGATACTTCAAACACAACAATTTCTCCAGCTTCGTTCGTCAGTTGAACACCTAT GGTTTCAGGAAAGTGGATCCAGATCGGTGGGAGTTTGCGAACGAAGGTTTCTTGAGAGGTCAAAAGCATCTCTTGAAGACGATAAGCCGGAGAAAATCTACTCAGGGACAtggtagtagtagtagtagtaatcCACAATCTCATCAGGGTCACATGGCTTCGTTATCTTCATGCGTTGAGGTTGGGAAGTTTGGTCTCGAGGAAGAGGTTGAACAGCTTAAAAGAGACAAGAACGTGCTGATGCAGGAGCTAGTGAAGTTACGCCAGCAGCAACAATCAACGGACAGCAAGCTTCAGTCTATGGTCAAGAGTCTCCAGACGATGGAGCAGAGGCAGCAGCAGATCATGTCTTTCCTTGCTAAAGCTGTTCAGAATCCAACTTTCCTCTCTCAGTTTATACAGAAGCAGACGGATAGTGGTAATATGCATGTGACCGAGGCTAGTAAGAAGCGGAGACTCACTGAGGATGGTACcactgctgctgctgctgcttctgATGGACAGATAGTTAAGTATCAGCCTATTAGAAGTGATTCAACAATGTCTATGATGTGGAACATGATGAACACTGATGAGAAGTTCCCGTTTTCGCCAAACCGGGACTCTGGAGTCACTTTTCAAGAGGTATTACTGCCCACAACTTCAGGACAATCACAAGCATATGCACCCATATCCTCTGCTTCAACTTCCTTAATGCCAATGATTCCTCCCATGCCACAAGAGAGCATCAGTGACTCACCTACAGAAAACTACATGAATGCAGAGAAGGATGTTTCAGAGGCATTCATCTCTCCTAGCCCTTTCCTTGACGGTGGTTCAGTACCGAATCAGCTTGAGGGATTACCTCAAGACCTTGATATTGATGAACTGATGAGTAACTGTGATATCTTTGAAGAGTATCTGGCACAAAGCCCAGTTTTTGGAGATGAGACAACACTAGAGAGCAGCGACGCAAATGGTGGGCATGTGGATAAGCTTATAGAGGAGTTGGGTCATCTCACTTCAGAGACAAAGCAACTGTGA
- the LOC106388281 gene encoding uncharacterized protein LOC106388281, translated as MYYYCSICDFAIDLICARKEVVKNIDFPNTHKHRLSLVPKMIMFSCHICQLVDDRFPYACDICGLNFHKDCAESTPELSYSCHPKHPLKRLTRVPSYTNGKCCLCKSKLHILFYHCSICNFSVDVECAKNPPPLTLDHPKAHEHQLTLLPQRIFVCNACGMDDDPNPYICLQCNFMVHRSCIDIPHIIKISRHVHRISYNDCLEAGDWKCEVCLKEINWTCGAYSCSKCPDFAIHVRCATRFGIWDGIELESILEDTTNSKAYEVIEEGVIKHFIHKNHTLKLKEGSDANGKSRRCTACTYPIFSTLFYDCTVCDYVMTHHSHHLHFFLQPHHFHLLLHHLHLLPHHLHLL; from the coding sequence CCTTGTTCCAAAGATGATTATGTTTTCATGTCATATATGTCAACTAGTTGATGATCGGTTCCCTTATGCATGCGATATATGTGGTTTGAATTTCCATAAAGATTGTGCTGAATCTACACCAGAACTCAGCTACTCATGTCATCCTAAACACCCTCTCAAGCGTCTCACTCGTGTTCCAAGTTACACCAATGGAAAATGTTGCTTGTGCAAAAGCAAGCTTCATATTCTGTTTTATCATTGTTCTATTTGCAATTTCAGCGTGGATGTCGAATGTGCAAAGAATCCACCTCCTTTAACTCTTGACCACCCCAAAGCGCATGAACATCAACTCACTCTTTTGCCGCAACGAATTTTTGTTTGTAATGCTTGTGGAATGGATGATGATCCAAATCCTTATATATGTCTTCAGTGCAATTTCATGGTCCATAGGAGTTGTATAGACATACCACACATTATAAAAATTAGTCGTCATGTTCATCGTATATCCTACAATGATTGCCTCGAGGCCGGTGATTGGAAATGTGAAGTCTGTCTGAAAGAGATAAATTGGACATGTGGAGCTTATTCTTGCTCAAAATGTCCTGATTTTGCAATTCATGTGAGATGTGCCACAAGGTTTGGGATCTGGGATGGTATTGAACTTGAAAGCATATTAGAAGATACCACAAACTCTAAAGCATATGAAGTGATCGAAGAAGGAGTAATAAAGCATTTCATTCATAAGAATCATACATTAAAGCTCAAAGAAGGGAGTGATGCTAATGGTAAAAGTAGGCGTTGTACAGCATGCACATATCCCATATTTTCTACTCTATTCTATGATTGCACGGTATGTGATTATGTAATGACCCACCACTCCCAccatctccacttctttctccaaccccaccacttccaccttcttctccaccatctccaccttcttccccaccatctccatcttctttaa